The window ACGGTGCGCTGCCAAAGGGAACAGCCTTGACCGGCGTTCCCGGCCTTGCCTTCTGCAGCCCCTCCAGGATGACACGATCTCCGGTTTTCAGGCCGTCACTGACCAGCCAGCTGTCTCCCACCGTCTGCACTACCTTGATCGGGCGGGGCTCAACCTTATCCTCTGCTCCAACGGTCATGACCATGGCATCTCCTTTCGGATTGCGGGTCACACCACGTTGCGGGATGAGGATGGCGTTTTCG of the bacterium genome contains:
- a CDS encoding HlyD family secretion protein; its protein translation is ENAILIPQRGVTRNPKGDAMVMTVGAEDKVEPRPIKVVQTVGDSWLVSDGLKTGDRVILEGLQKARPGTPVKAVPFGSAPSAPAQPAAAPAAKK